A genomic window from Deltaproteobacteria bacterium includes:
- a CDS encoding transcriptional repressor, which produces MKRLLERIDREILAAGGKRSRSRAVVIEGFFRARDHVTIEELTRSVRESAPGIGSVTVYRTLKLLGRLGYAKELDFGEGARRYESNLSPHHDHLVCRQCGTVIEFEDREIENLQDLVTRRHGFHPTAHRLEIYGFCRKCASGKSPERIR; this is translated from the coding sequence TTGAAACGACTCCTCGAACGGATCGACCGCGAGATCCTGGCCGCGGGAGGGAAGAGGAGCCGGAGCCGGGCGGTCGTGATCGAAGGTTTCTTCCGAGCGAGGGACCACGTAACGATCGAGGAACTCACGCGTTCCGTCCGGGAGAGCGCTCCGGGGATCGGATCGGTCACGGTGTACCGGACGCTGAAACTCCTCGGACGGCTCGGATACGCGAAGGAGCTCGATTTCGGGGAGGGGGCCCGGCGCTATGAGAGCAACCTGTCGCCGCACCACGATCATCTCGTCTGCCGACAGTGCGGAACGGTCATCGAGTTCGAGGACAGGGAGATCGAGAATCTTCAGGACCTCGTGACCCGACGGCACGGGTTTCATCCAACGGCGCACCGTCTCGAGATCTACGGGTTCTGCAGGAAATGCGCTTCCGGCAAGTCCCCGGAGCGGATTCGATGA